A single region of the Erythrobacter sp. genome encodes:
- the fliE gene encoding flagellar hook-basal body complex protein FliE → MSGIRPGGPPSSALADVLALRREVLARSEALREVREASTSAPAAPAKATGETLPGAGFAETLGSALEQVSAAQQRSADMQAAYERGEVTDVAKVMLARQESGVAFEATLQVRNKLLSAYQEIMRMGS, encoded by the coding sequence ATGAGCGGCATCCGTCCCGGCGGCCCGCCGTCCTCGGCGCTCGCGGACGTGCTGGCGCTCCGGCGCGAAGTGCTCGCCCGCAGCGAGGCGCTGCGCGAAGTGCGCGAGGCGAGCACGTCGGCCCCTGCCGCGCCCGCCAAGGCGACAGGCGAAACGCTGCCGGGCGCAGGCTTCGCCGAAACGCTCGGCAGCGCGCTCGAACAGGTCAGCGCGGCGCAGCAGCGGTCCGCGGATATGCAGGCCGCCTATGAACGCGGCGAAGTCACCGATGTCGCCAAGGTCATGCTCGCGCGGCAGGAATCGGGCGTCGCTTTCGAGGCCACGCTGCAGGTCCGCAACAAGCTGCTTTCCGCCTACCAGGAAATCATGCGGATGGGGAGCTGA
- a CDS encoding flagellin has translation MSVINTNISALRAQNASMEANEMLSTAMERLSTGRRINSSSDDAAGLSIATGFTSDIRGLNQGVRNANDGIALAQTAEGALEQVTNMLQRVRELAIQSQNGTLDNEDRGFLDTEVTELAAQIDDVLSSTEFNGVSLFSTTSGSDVTVNIQLDAGRSVTLTSTAIDGGNLGAANLDVSSDTNAATAITNVDAALSDINTTRSSLGAGVNRLESAINELSTTATNFADARSRIEDADYSQETTALAKAQILGQASTAMLAQANQSQQNVLSLLR, from the coding sequence ATGTCAGTCATCAACACCAACATTTCCGCCCTGCGCGCCCAGAACGCGAGCATGGAAGCCAACGAAATGCTGTCGACCGCGATGGAGCGCCTGTCGACCGGCCGCCGGATCAACAGCTCGTCCGACGACGCCGCGGGCCTTTCGATCGCGACCGGCTTCACCTCGGACATTCGCGGCCTCAACCAGGGCGTGCGTAACGCCAACGACGGCATCGCGCTGGCCCAGACCGCCGAGGGCGCGCTCGAACAGGTGACCAATATGCTCCAGCGCGTGCGCGAACTGGCGATCCAGTCGCAGAACGGCACGCTCGACAACGAAGACCGCGGCTTCCTCGACACCGAAGTCACTGAGCTCGCCGCGCAGATCGACGACGTGCTTTCGAGCACGGAATTCAACGGCGTCTCGCTGTTCAGCACGACCAGCGGCTCGGACGTGACCGTCAACATCCAGCTCGACGCGGGCCGTTCGGTGACGCTGACCAGCACCGCGATCGACGGCGGCAACCTGGGCGCTGCCAACCTCGACGTGTCCTCGGATACGAACGCGGCGACCGCGATCACCAACGTCGATGCCGCGCTGAGCGACATCAACACGACGCGCTCCTCGCTGGGTGCGGGTGTGAACCGATTGGAATCGGCGATCAACGAATTGTCGACGACCGCGACCAACTTCGCCGACGCGCGCTCGCGCATCGAGGACGCCGACTATTCGCAGGAGACCACCGCGCTCGCCAAGGCCCAGATCCTCGGCCAGGCTTCGACCGCAATGCTCGCCCAGGCGAACCAGTCGCAACAGAACGTGCTGTCGCTGCTGCGGTAA
- a CDS encoding FliH/SctL family protein: MANSSDWVAALAADAPDEAAGPGWITALEARGGFRPGAPFARPDPPPPAPTREQELAAALAAARAEGEAAGRAAARAESEAGEQHARALRLAFRALDGAAMDALAADLAETVIALCSQAIEGWTPAPETLAERCRAAAQRLGAAPGALALHLHPDDIEAVGGALAGWRIEPDPSLERGALRLEGADGTLCDGPEEWRRAIAEAVRGQGGA, translated from the coding sequence ATGGCGAATTCGTCTGACTGGGTCGCGGCGCTTGCCGCCGACGCTCCGGACGAGGCTGCCGGGCCCGGCTGGATCACGGCGCTGGAGGCGCGCGGCGGGTTCCGGCCCGGCGCGCCCTTCGCCCGCCCCGACCCGCCGCCGCCCGCCCCGACACGCGAACAGGAACTTGCCGCCGCGCTCGCCGCAGCACGGGCCGAAGGCGAGGCCGCCGGACGCGCAGCAGCCCGCGCGGAAAGCGAGGCGGGGGAGCAGCACGCGCGCGCCCTGCGGCTCGCCTTTCGCGCGCTCGACGGGGCGGCGATGGATGCGCTTGCCGCCGACCTTGCCGAGACCGTGATCGCGCTGTGTTCGCAGGCTATCGAGGGCTGGACGCCCGCGCCGGAAACGCTCGCCGAACGCTGCCGCGCGGCGGCGCAACGGCTCGGCGCCGCGCCGGGCGCGCTGGCGCTGCATCTCCACCCGGACGATATCGAAGCCGTCGGCGGGGCTCTCGCCGGGTGGCGGATCGAGCCCGATCCTTCGCTCGAACGCGGCGCGCTGCGGCTCGAAGGCGCGGACGGCACGCTGTGCGACGGGCCGGAGGAATGGCGCCGCGCGATCGCCGAGGCGGTTCGCGGACAAGGCGGCGCATGA
- the fliF gene encoding flagellar basal-body MS-ring/collar protein FliF, producing the protein MADANPSPAPGAGLPAMAEPRLTPLSGGGAEGWRGRVAEFLAQPAVRRAMPAIVGLGSVLLLGAIYLAIAEPPRRLLFSGLGDLERGQVVETLAAGGIDYRVDPQTGAISVAEGDYYAASSLVASNGALPAPQGASEMLDSIPLGSSRTLEGERLRLARERELMLTIREIHGIAAVRVHLATPERSVFVRENDAPSASVMLTLASGRSLSRAQVDAIVNLVAGSVPGMSPDAVRVVDQNGRLLSAPETAEHEGLALQREFEAKLREQVSSLLSPLLGPGNFSSQVQVELDHAEVTSARESYDDEGVVRSESERSATRSGGTGVGGVPGVDANVPPPEAELVDDAPQPTEAEAATTTAAAAATGPTDTESAVSRNYEVGREVAVTSVRPGALRKLSVAVAVSNEALVAAAPMTAEQLETLVAAAVGADPARGDAVEVVVGAFESIEPPEPQFWEQPWFMPALRYGTALIAVLLVLLFVVRPLMKRARGATEKPAEDAAALAAPVSGEAGSAGGDGDDFADLPEQVQLARQLAASRPERAVAALQRMLDAAPEGGEGGEARPA; encoded by the coding sequence ATGGCAGATGCCAACCCGTCCCCCGCGCCCGGCGCGGGGCTTCCCGCCATGGCCGAGCCGCGCCTCACGCCGCTTTCCGGCGGCGGTGCCGAGGGCTGGCGCGGCCGGGTCGCGGAATTTCTCGCCCAGCCCGCCGTGCGCCGCGCCATGCCTGCGATCGTGGGGCTCGGGTCGGTCCTGCTGCTGGGCGCGATCTACCTCGCCATCGCGGAGCCGCCGCGGCGCCTTTTGTTCTCGGGCCTCGGCGACCTCGAACGCGGGCAGGTGGTCGAAACGCTCGCGGCGGGCGGGATCGATTACCGCGTCGACCCGCAGACCGGCGCGATCAGCGTGGCCGAAGGCGATTACTACGCCGCCTCCTCGCTGGTCGCGAGCAATGGCGCGCTGCCCGCGCCGCAGGGGGCGTCGGAAATGCTCGATTCGATTCCGCTCGGCTCCTCGCGCACGCTGGAAGGCGAACGCCTGCGCCTTGCGCGGGAACGCGAACTGATGCTGACGATCCGCGAGATCCACGGGATCGCGGCGGTGCGGGTCCATCTCGCCACGCCCGAACGCTCGGTCTTCGTGCGCGAGAATGACGCGCCCAGCGCCTCGGTCATGCTGACGCTGGCGAGCGGCCGCAGCCTGTCGCGCGCGCAGGTCGATGCGATCGTCAACCTCGTCGCCGGATCGGTCCCCGGCATGAGCCCCGACGCGGTGCGCGTGGTCGACCAGAACGGCCGCCTCCTTTCCGCCCCCGAAACCGCCGAGCACGAAGGGCTCGCCCTGCAGCGCGAATTCGAGGCCAAGCTGCGCGAACAGGTCTCCAGCCTGCTTTCGCCCCTGCTCGGGCCGGGCAATTTCTCGAGCCAGGTGCAGGTCGAGCTTGACCATGCCGAAGTCACCTCCGCGCGCGAGAGCTATGACGACGAAGGCGTGGTGCGCTCCGAAAGCGAACGCAGCGCGACGCGGTCGGGCGGAACGGGCGTGGGCGGCGTGCCGGGGGTCGATGCGAATGTTCCCCCGCCCGAGGCCGAACTGGTCGACGACGCGCCGCAGCCGACCGAAGCCGAAGCCGCCACCACCACCGCCGCCGCTGCAGCGACCGGGCCGACCGACACCGAAAGCGCGGTCAGCCGCAATTACGAAGTCGGCCGCGAAGTCGCCGTGACCAGCGTGCGCCCCGGCGCGCTGCGCAAGCTTTCGGTCGCGGTCGCGGTCAGCAACGAGGCGCTCGTCGCCGCCGCGCCGATGACCGCCGAGCAGCTGGAAACCCTTGTCGCCGCTGCGGTCGGGGCCGACCCGGCGCGCGGCGATGCGGTCGAGGTCGTGGTCGGCGCTTTCGAAAGCATCGAGCCGCCCGAACCGCAGTTCTGGGAGCAGCCGTGGTTCATGCCCGCCCTGCGCTATGGCACGGCGCTGATTGCGGTGCTGCTCGTCCTGCTCTTCGTCGTGCGCCCGCTGATGAAGCGTGCGCGCGGGGCCACCGAAAAACCCGCCGAGGATGCCGCCGCCCTCGCCGCGCCGGTGAGCGGTGAGGCCGGGAGCGCGGGCGGCGACGGCGACGACTTCGCCGACCTGCCCGAACAGGTCCAGCTCGCCCGACAGCTCGCAGCCAGTCGCCCCGAACGCGCCGTCGCCGCGCTTCAGCGGATGCTCGACGCCGCGCCCGAGGGCGGCGAAGGCGGGGAGGCGCGCCCGGCATGA
- the fliP gene encoding flagellar type III secretion system pore protein FliP (The bacterial flagellar biogenesis protein FliP forms a type III secretion system (T3SS)-type pore required for flagellar assembly.), which translates to MRKLLILLGASTVLAAAIFLAPDPALAVAPAAALDSPGSPTAGIGGAIERALGSEGSEAGPAPLSVSLQLLLVMSLLTILPALVLMMTSFLRILIVLSILRQALGLQGSPPTQVLVGLALFLSLFVMAPTLDVVNAEAIAPYAAGSLSADAAIASAGEAFHEFMLRQTRETNLVMFTDLAGSGGFGGASEIPFSILLPAFVTSELETAFQIGFMLFLPFLVIDLVVASVLMSLGMMMLSPTIISLPFKLLLFVLVDGWALLMGSLAMSFG; encoded by the coding sequence ATGCGGAAGCTGCTCATCCTGCTCGGGGCGTCGACCGTGCTTGCGGCGGCGATCTTCCTCGCGCCCGACCCGGCGCTCGCCGTCGCTCCTGCCGCTGCCCTCGACAGCCCCGGCTCGCCAACTGCGGGGATCGGCGGGGCGATAGAACGCGCGCTGGGAAGCGAGGGGTCCGAGGCGGGCCCGGCGCCGCTGTCCGTCTCGCTCCAGCTGCTGCTGGTGATGAGCCTGCTCACCATCCTGCCCGCGCTGGTGCTGATGATGACGAGCTTTCTGCGCATCCTCATCGTGCTCTCGATCCTGCGCCAGGCATTGGGCCTGCAGGGCTCGCCGCCGACGCAGGTGCTGGTCGGTCTTGCCCTGTTCCTCTCGCTGTTCGTCATGGCGCCGACGCTCGACGTGGTGAACGCCGAGGCGATCGCGCCCTATGCCGCCGGGAGCCTGTCGGCCGACGCCGCCATTGCGAGCGCAGGCGAGGCGTTTCACGAATTCATGCTGCGCCAGACGCGCGAGACGAACCTCGTCATGTTCACCGATCTTGCCGGGAGCGGCGGGTTTGGCGGCGCGAGCGAGATACCCTTCTCGATCCTGCTGCCCGCCTTCGTCACCAGCGAGCTCGAAACCGCCTTCCAGATCGGCTTCATGCTGTTCCTGCCGTTCCTCGTGATCGATCTTGTCGTTGCATCCGTCCTTATGAGCCTCGGCATGATGATGCTCTCGCCCACGATCATCTCGCTGCCGTTCAAGCTGCTGCTGTTCGTGCTGGTCGACGGCTGGGCGCTGTTGATGGGCAGCCTTGCGATGAGTTTCGGGTAG
- a CDS encoding sigma 54-interacting transcriptional regulator → MTASFLDDTPDSAGPNAAPPAPSRAAPHAAPHAAVAGFDRVRARHGALLEATLPLLGREWQQGRIVLGEDGRFACPPGGRTADRVEIDLTHGAPCALAALSETRVALSYDAAAPEAARPAMLAAAARGGWPVAGDEASLALLTLAERIGASDIPVLLEGPTGTGKEVLARFVHNRSARAAGPFVAVNCAAMPEAMLEGLLFGHRKGAFTGAAEAREGLFRAADGGTLLLDEIGELPLPLQAKLLRALQEGEVLPLGATQPIKVDVRIVAATNRDLAAEAAAGRFREDLLYRLNVFPLGLAPLRERPGDIAPLAFAMLLRHAPRREARAASGPGPCPAWIGEDALALLEGHNWPGNVRELENVIRRAFLLAGDARAIAAEHIVFDRSVRAVLSASGEETPVSSPARAANARSLSEVAFESEARAILAALESNGGHRARTAASLGISERTLRYRLASMRESGLLAAGGEA, encoded by the coding sequence ATGACTGCATCTTTTCTTGACGATACGCCCGACAGCGCCGGCCCGAACGCTGCACCGCCCGCTCCCTCGCGCGCCGCGCCGCACGCAGCCCCGCACGCAGCAGTCGCCGGGTTCGACCGGGTGCGCGCGCGCCACGGCGCGCTGCTCGAGGCGACCCTGCCACTACTCGGACGCGAGTGGCAGCAGGGGCGGATCGTGCTGGGCGAGGACGGGCGCTTCGCCTGTCCGCCCGGTGGCCGCACCGCCGACCGGGTCGAGATCGACCTCACCCACGGCGCGCCTTGCGCGCTCGCCGCGCTGTCCGAAACCCGCGTCGCCCTGTCATACGACGCCGCCGCGCCCGAGGCGGCGCGCCCCGCCATGCTCGCCGCCGCCGCGCGCGGGGGCTGGCCGGTCGCGGGCGACGAGGCGAGCCTTGCGCTCCTGACCCTCGCCGAACGCATCGGTGCGAGCGACATCCCGGTCCTGCTCGAAGGCCCGACCGGGACCGGCAAGGAAGTGCTGGCGCGCTTCGTCCACAACCGCTCGGCGCGCGCGGCCGGCCCGTTCGTCGCGGTCAATTGCGCCGCCATGCCCGAGGCGATGCTCGAAGGGCTGCTGTTCGGCCACCGCAAGGGCGCCTTCACCGGCGCGGCCGAAGCGCGCGAGGGCCTGTTCCGCGCCGCCGACGGGGGCACGCTTCTGCTCGACGAGATCGGCGAATTGCCGCTGCCCCTTCAGGCCAAGCTGCTGCGCGCGCTGCAGGAAGGCGAAGTCCTGCCGCTCGGCGCGACGCAGCCGATCAAGGTCGACGTGCGGATCGTCGCCGCGACCAATCGCGACCTTGCCGCCGAGGCCGCCGCCGGGCGGTTCCGCGAGGACCTGCTCTACCGGCTCAACGTCTTCCCGCTCGGCCTTGCCCCCCTGCGCGAGCGGCCCGGCGACATCGCCCCGCTCGCCTTCGCCATGCTGCTGCGCCACGCGCCGCGCCGCGAGGCCCGCGCCGCGTCCGGCCCCGGACCGTGCCCCGCGTGGATCGGCGAGGACGCGCTCGCCCTGCTCGAAGGCCACAACTGGCCGGGCAATGTGCGCGAGCTGGAAAACGTCATCCGGCGCGCCTTCCTGCTTGCCGGCGACGCGCGCGCGATCGCGGCGGAGCATATCGTCTTCGACCGCAGCGTGCGCGCGGTCCTCTCGGCGTCCGGCGAGGAGACGCCCGTTTCTTCGCCGGCCCGCGCGGCGAACGCCCGCTCGCTGTCCGAAGTCGCCTTCGAATCCGAAGCGCGCGCGATCCTCGCCGCGCTGGAGAGCAATGGCGGCCACCGCGCGCGCACCGCGGCGAGCCTCGGCATATCCGAGCGCACCTTGCGCTACCGGCTCGCCTCGATGCGCGAATCCGGCCTGCTGGCGGCGGGGGGTGAGGCATGA
- a CDS encoding FliI/YscN family ATPase, giving the protein MIAELQLELARLRSAAPARGPVLTGRVVACDGGLVEVAGLPLPIGSLGAIATGAGEECLAEVIGFRGGHSLMMLLGDTVLLRPEARVRACGSPGAVRLGEALLGRAVDGLGRPIDGGPPPACTDPWPLAGRREGALERSGVREPFDCGVRAINALATMGVGQRLGVIAGSGVGKSMLIDRMAASAVADVTVVALIGERAREVSDFVARHMDEARRGRMVVVAVPADHAPNLRLRAAQYAASIAEYFREKGRRVLLVLDSLTRVAHAARELALVLGEPGAARGYPPSALAAVTKLVERAGNSARTGGAVTGLYTVLADGDDASDPVVDTARAILDGHVVLSRDLAQRGHYPAIDVPASLSRVMEDVAPPEATRAARRLRRLIAVREDNRDLVMMGAYRQGADAELDAALAASGEIDAFLQQERGEAADLADSLAALEALVAAIGNDPA; this is encoded by the coding sequence ATGATCGCCGAACTGCAGCTCGAACTCGCCCGCCTGCGCAGCGCGGCCCCCGCGCGCGGCCCCGTCCTCACCGGGCGCGTGGTCGCCTGCGACGGCGGGCTTGTCGAGGTCGCGGGCCTGCCGCTGCCGATCGGCTCGCTCGGCGCGATTGCGACCGGGGCGGGGGAGGAATGCCTCGCCGAGGTGATCGGCTTTCGCGGCGGCCATTCGCTGATGATGCTGCTCGGCGACACGGTCCTGCTGCGGCCCGAGGCGCGGGTGCGGGCGTGCGGCTCGCCGGGCGCGGTGCGGCTCGGCGAGGCATTGCTGGGGCGCGCGGTCGACGGGCTCGGGCGGCCGATCGACGGCGGCCCCCCGCCTGCCTGCACCGATCCCTGGCCGCTTGCCGGGCGGCGCGAGGGCGCGCTCGAACGCAGCGGCGTGCGCGAGCCGTTCGACTGCGGGGTGCGCGCGATCAACGCGCTCGCGACCATGGGCGTGGGCCAGCGGCTCGGCGTGATCGCGGGCTCGGGCGTGGGCAAGTCGATGCTGATCGACCGCATGGCCGCCAGCGCGGTGGCCGATGTCACCGTCGTCGCCCTGATCGGCGAGCGTGCGCGCGAGGTCTCCGATTTCGTCGCCCGTCACATGGACGAGGCGCGGCGCGGGCGAATGGTGGTGGTCGCGGTCCCCGCCGACCACGCGCCCAACCTGCGCCTGCGCGCGGCGCAATATGCCGCCAGCATCGCCGAATATTTCCGCGAGAAGGGCCGGCGCGTCCTGCTCGTGCTCGACAGCCTCACCCGCGTCGCCCACGCCGCGCGCGAACTGGCGCTGGTGCTGGGCGAGCCGGGCGCGGCGCGGGGCTATCCGCCGAGCGCGCTGGCAGCGGTCACGAAACTGGTCGAACGGGCGGGCAATTCCGCCCGCACCGGCGGGGCGGTGACCGGGCTCTACACCGTGCTCGCCGACGGGGACGATGCCTCGGATCCCGTGGTCGATACGGCGCGCGCGATCCTCGACGGGCACGTGGTCCTGTCGCGCGATCTCGCCCAGCGCGGGCATTACCCCGCGATCGACGTTCCCGCTTCGCTCAGCCGGGTGATGGAGGATGTCGCCCCGCCCGAGGCCACCCGCGCGGCGCGGCGGCTGCGGCGGCTGATCGCCGTGCGCGAGGACAACCGCGACCTCGTGATGATGGGCGCCTACCGGCAGGGCGCGGATGCCGAGCTCGACGCGGCGCTCGCCGCCTCGGGCGAGATCGATGCCTTCCTGCAGCAGGAGCGCGGCGAAGCGGCGGACCTTGCCGACAGCCTCGCCGCGCTCGAGGCGCTGGTCGCCGCGATCGGGAACGACCCGGCATGA
- a CDS encoding FliM/FliN family flagellar motor switch protein: MNSHNPALSRFGGVSVRLSVELGRTEMSLREVLALGEGSVVALNRLTDELLDVTANGRVIARGEVVAEDGRFALRIVSLAGEEGDDLPGPPVDAVSPGPFDNAAGTAGLGEPRPAEPPAGPLGDVAQDGGAGA; encoded by the coding sequence ATGAACAGCCACAATCCCGCCCTCTCCCGCTTCGGCGGGGTGAGCGTCCGCCTGTCGGTCGAACTCGGCCGGACCGAGATGAGCCTGCGCGAAGTGCTCGCGCTGGGCGAGGGCAGCGTCGTGGCGCTCAACCGGCTGACCGACGAATTGCTCGATGTCACCGCCAATGGCCGGGTGATCGCCCGCGGCGAGGTGGTGGCCGAGGATGGCCGCTTCGCGCTGCGGATCGTCAGCCTCGCCGGAGAGGAAGGCGACGACCTGCCTGGTCCCCCGGTCGATGCGGTGAGCCCCGGCCCATTCGATAACGCGGCCGGAACAGCGGGCCTGGGCGAGCCCCGCCCGGCCGAGCCCCCCGCCGGTCCGCTTGGCGACGTTGCGCAGGACGGGGGCGCGGGCGCATGA
- a CDS encoding FliM/FliN family flagellar motor switch protein — protein MMASLQPDRDGARPLGRARHCDELVRRGPRPEERAEIVSDWRRDLARRLAGELAELLPGDRLSVTVSEPELLRGADLLARIGPVAANSLLRCGDAERTALLSFDCANAIALTDRSFGGDGDIAQVAGPAEGEPLPRSAALLIDRVAAIVARALAEGADQGVPASGPAAAPGAAGVVLRSESAARLKPFAPDAPCVALAIGIANQEGREWEARLGLAEKVFDAILPGSGARGPARRPNTAPARGEDAPFGAIPLPLEGVLAEFELSLARLERLAPGDAIALAVPGELPLRIGERVVGWGRIGTVGESMALRLTRVPAATPASSPSASRKDFAA, from the coding sequence ATGATGGCCTCCCTTCAGCCGGACCGCGACGGCGCGCGCCCGCTCGGCCGTGCACGCCATTGCGACGAACTGGTGCGCCGCGGCCCGCGGCCCGAAGAGCGCGCCGAGATCGTCTCGGACTGGCGGCGCGACCTTGCCCGGCGGCTCGCAGGCGAGCTGGCCGAACTGCTGCCGGGCGACCGGCTGAGCGTCACGGTGAGCGAGCCCGAACTGCTGCGCGGGGCGGACCTGCTGGCGCGGATCGGGCCGGTCGCGGCCAACAGCCTGCTGCGCTGCGGCGATGCCGAGCGCACCGCGCTCCTGTCGTTCGACTGCGCGAATGCGATCGCGCTGACCGACCGATCCTTCGGCGGGGACGGCGACATCGCGCAGGTGGCCGGGCCTGCCGAGGGCGAGCCCCTGCCGCGCTCTGCCGCGCTGCTGATCGACCGGGTCGCCGCGATCGTCGCCCGCGCGCTGGCCGAAGGCGCCGACCAAGGCGTCCCCGCAAGCGGTCCCGCAGCGGCGCCCGGCGCCGCCGGCGTGGTCCTGCGCAGCGAAAGCGCGGCGCGGCTCAAGCCCTTCGCGCCCGATGCGCCCTGCGTCGCGCTGGCGATCGGGATCGCCAACCAGGAGGGGCGCGAATGGGAAGCCCGGCTCGGCCTTGCCGAAAAGGTCTTCGACGCGATCCTGCCCGGTTCCGGCGCGCGCGGCCCGGCGCGCCGTCCGAATACGGCCCCCGCGCGCGGCGAGGACGCGCCCTTCGGCGCGATCCCGCTCCCGCTCGAAGGCGTGCTGGCCGAATTCGAGCTTTCGCTCGCGCGGCTCGAACGGCTCGCCCCGGGCGATGCCATCGCCCTTGCCGTGCCGGGCGAATTGCCGCTGCGCATCGGCGAGCGCGTGGTCGGCTGGGGCCGGATCGGCACTGTCGGCGAGAGCATGGCGCTGCGCCTCACGCGTGTTCCCGCAGCGACGCCCGCTTCTTCCCCTTCCGCTTCTCGCAAGGACTTCGCCGCATGA
- the fliG gene encoding flagellar motor switch protein FliG, with protein sequence MSAADATDTDTGEVAPAEARAPLSRIDRAAVFLMLLGDEEAAALLARLDPGELQLLGEAMLALGEIDRTRMAEAIADFVAEADREIIPARGRDAQVRDLVHRALDPARAESMMKRIEPEARPRSIELARWLAPPILVRLIEDEHPQVIAALLLLLDPEPAAEVLSGLPESVQAAVVERIARIGPVSLSAVTMIDDLLQQRIGASFGAGALTMGGPREAADLINRAAGELKNLVLPAIAQRDAELAGRIEEELFTFEMLLDLDRQAMSRLLRDVDNEVLVDALKGLKEYQRAPFFACMSSRAADGIRDEIDLRGRLSRSDVEAAQRKIVEIARGLADAGEIVIGGDDGEFV encoded by the coding sequence ATGAGCGCCGCCGACGCCACCGACACGGACACCGGCGAGGTCGCGCCTGCCGAAGCCCGCGCGCCGCTCAGCCGGATCGACCGCGCGGCGGTGTTCCTTATGCTGCTGGGCGACGAGGAAGCCGCCGCCCTGCTCGCGCGGCTCGATCCGGGCGAATTGCAGCTGCTGGGCGAAGCCATGCTCGCGCTGGGCGAGATCGACCGCACCCGCATGGCCGAGGCGATCGCCGATTTCGTCGCCGAGGCGGACCGCGAGATCATTCCCGCGCGCGGGCGCGATGCGCAGGTGCGCGACCTCGTCCACCGCGCGCTCGACCCGGCGCGGGCGGAAAGCATGATGAAGCGGATCGAGCCCGAGGCGCGCCCCCGCTCGATCGAGCTCGCGCGCTGGCTCGCCCCGCCGATCCTCGTTCGGCTGATCGAGGACGAGCATCCCCAGGTGATCGCCGCGCTGCTGCTGCTGCTCGATCCCGAACCGGCTGCCGAGGTTCTCTCCGGCCTGCCCGAAAGCGTCCAGGCCGCCGTGGTCGAACGGATCGCGCGGATCGGGCCGGTGTCGCTGTCGGCCGTGACGATGATCGACGACCTGCTGCAGCAGCGCATCGGAGCGAGCTTCGGCGCGGGCGCGCTGACCATGGGCGGCCCGCGCGAGGCGGCCGACCTCATCAACCGCGCGGCGGGCGAGCTCAAGAACCTCGTCCTGCCCGCCATCGCCCAGCGCGACGCGGAGCTTGCCGGGCGGATCGAGGAAGAGCTGTTCACGTTCGAAATGCTGCTCGACCTCGATCGCCAGGCGATGAGCCGCCTTCTGCGCGATGTCGACAACGAGGTGCTGGTCGATGCGCTCAAGGGGCTCAAGGAATACCAGCGCGCGCCCTTCTTCGCCTGTATGTCGAGCCGTGCGGCGGACGGCATCCGCGACGAGATCGACCTGCGCGGGCGGCTCTCGCGCTCGGACGTCGAGGCGGCGCAGCGCAAGATCGTGGAGATCGCGCGCGGCCTCGCCGATGCGGGCGAGATCGTGATCGGGGGCGACGATGGCGAATTCGTCTGA
- a CDS encoding flagellar biosynthetic protein FliO: MADYLLRLALLLPLLGALVWGSLRLTRALQGRLVGVGGEGRALRLVETSLVAPGLRLAVVRFHDREILIGASRGGLVRLGEAPARNEAPPAAPTVAEVGAP, encoded by the coding sequence ATGGCCGACTACCTTCTGAGGCTCGCGCTGCTTCTGCCGCTGCTCGGCGCGCTGGTCTGGGGGAGCCTCAGACTGACGCGCGCGCTGCAGGGCCGCCTTGTCGGGGTTGGCGGCGAGGGCCGCGCGCTGCGGCTGGTCGAAACCAGCCTCGTCGCGCCGGGCCTGCGGCTCGCGGTGGTGCGGTTCCACGACCGCGAGATCCTGATCGGCGCATCGCGCGGCGGCCTCGTGCGGCTGGGCGAGGCCCCGGCCCGCAATGAGGCGCCGCCCGCCGCACCGACTGTCGCCGAAGTGGGCGCGCCGTGA
- the fliL gene encoding flagellar basal body-associated protein FliL encodes MAKGKDKDEGDKPKGGMMKLALGGVALVAVGAGGAYGAFAAGLLGGDKDSGPDVPKLVAKGESDPYAPAGGKGKDAGPIVYGEGGSEYRTAYYAFDDSFTSNLADSPALIQVELAVSTRRDGRVLQWVENHELAIRSAILVQLAATPEADVYAVDGKEKLARRLTKAINAVLEENEGFGGIENVHFKGFLVQ; translated from the coding sequence ATGGCCAAGGGCAAGGACAAGGACGAGGGCGACAAGCCCAAGGGCGGGATGATGAAACTGGCGCTCGGCGGCGTCGCGCTGGTCGCAGTCGGCGCGGGCGGGGCCTATGGCGCCTTCGCCGCGGGCCTGCTCGGCGGCGACAAGGACAGCGGTCCCGACGTGCCCAAGCTTGTCGCCAAGGGCGAATCGGATCCCTATGCCCCGGCGGGCGGCAAGGGCAAGGACGCGGGGCCGATCGTCTACGGCGAAGGCGGCAGCGAATACCGCACCGCCTATTACGCCTTCGACGACAGCTTCACTTCGAACCTCGCCGATTCCCCGGCGCTCATCCAGGTCGAACTGGCCGTCTCGACCCGCCGCGACGGGCGCGTGCTGCAATGGGTCGAGAACCACGAACTCGCGATCCGTTCCGCGATTCTCGTCCAGCTCGCCGCCACGCCCGAGGCCGACGTCTATGCCGTCGACGGCAAGGAGAAACTCGCCCGCCGCCTGACCAAGGCGATCAATGCCGTGCTCGAGGAAAACGAGGGCTTCGGCGGGATCGAGAACGTCCATTTCAAGGGGTTCCTCGTCCAGTGA